From the genome of Prevotella herbatica, one region includes:
- a CDS encoding vitamin B12 dependent-methionine synthase activation domain-containing protein — protein sequence MTIHYNIQDIEPYINWIYFYHAWNMNGKPEAEKMKLRGDAEQMLHEWYGKYYTHAVFEILDANSDGDDLILNGIRIPMLRQQKLIPDGLPNLCLTDFVRPASTGIKDNVGVFATTVDAELQKKYINDEYKRMMAQVLADRLAEGTAERMHEEVRRKYWGYAPNEELTMKQTHNEEYQGIRPAVGYPSLPDTSLNFIISDIIDMKGIGIRLTESGMMTPHASVSGFMFAHPQSKYFDLGRIGNDQIVDYANRRGIPVELVKKFLKFA from the coding sequence ATGACCATTCATTATAACATACAGGATATAGAACCATACATAAACTGGATTTATTTCTATCATGCATGGAACATGAACGGCAAACCAGAAGCAGAAAAGATGAAGCTTCGTGGTGATGCCGAGCAGATGTTGCATGAATGGTATGGTAAATATTATACTCATGCTGTATTTGAGATTCTTGATGCAAACAGTGATGGCGATGATTTGATATTAAACGGCATTAGAATTCCAATGCTCAGACAGCAGAAACTTATCCCTGATGGATTGCCAAATTTATGTCTGACGGATTTTGTACGCCCAGCTTCAACTGGCATAAAAGATAATGTTGGTGTATTTGCAACAACAGTAGACGCTGAATTGCAGAAAAAATACATCAATGATGAATATAAGCGAATGATGGCTCAAGTGCTTGCAGATAGATTAGCAGAAGGGACTGCAGAACGAATGCACGAAGAAGTAAGACGCAAATATTGGGGATATGCTCCTAATGAAGAGCTTACAATGAAGCAGACTCATAATGAAGAATATCAAGGAATAAGACCAGCTGTTGGTTATCCTTCATTACCAGACACCAGTCTCAATTTCATTATCAGCGACATCATTGACATGAAAGGAATAGGAATAAGACTTACCGAGAGTGGAATGATGACTCCCCATGCAAGTGTAAGCGGTTTCATGTTCGCGCATCCACAAAGCAAATATTTTGATTTGGGAAGAATTGGCAATGACCAGATTGTTGATTATGCAAACAGAAGAGGCATACCCGTAGAATTAGTGAAAAAGTTTTTGAAATTTGCATAA
- a CDS encoding metallophosphoesterase, which translates to MIFSVCSFLGWRHCVQHKTPHNWGNIIGILLSVVSVIMIIYGFTIGPRKLEVVNVDIPIKGLPQSFNGLRIVLFSDAHINSFHNIMEDCLVRDIDTISALKPNIICFAGDLQNIQPSELYRYKNLLSRIAKNTNVPVYSVLGNHDYSMYQTGTPQEKAANERKLREYEKSIGWQLLNNEHKAYYSANHKDSIIIAGEGNCGTGRFPDRSDMKKTMRGVKKNDCVILMQHDPMTWESRILPKSNAALTLSGHTHGGQISIFGLRPTAFVYPNDRGLYEKQGRYLYVTSGIGALLPFRLGVTAEITVITLKIKK; encoded by the coding sequence ATGATATTTTCAGTATGCTCATTTCTTGGTTGGAGACACTGCGTGCAACATAAAACGCCTCATAATTGGGGAAACATCATAGGAATACTTCTTTCTGTAGTTTCTGTCATTATGATTATATACGGATTCACTATCGGACCACGAAAATTGGAAGTCGTAAATGTTGATATACCCATCAAGGGACTTCCACAAAGTTTTAACGGACTGAGAATAGTTTTATTTTCAGATGCTCACATTAACTCATTCCACAATATCATGGAAGACTGCTTAGTACGTGACATTGACACAATATCTGCTCTCAAACCTAATATCATTTGCTTTGCCGGGGATTTACAAAACATTCAGCCTTCAGAGCTATATCGTTACAAGAACCTTCTATCACGAATAGCAAAAAACACGAATGTACCTGTTTATAGTGTACTTGGAAATCATGATTATAGCATGTACCAAACTGGGACACCACAGGAAAAAGCAGCAAACGAGCGTAAATTACGTGAATACGAAAAATCAATAGGTTGGCAGCTTCTAAACAATGAACATAAAGCATATTATTCTGCAAATCACAAAGATTCTATTATCATAGCAGGCGAAGGCAATTGTGGAACAGGACGTTTTCCTGACAGGTCTGATATGAAAAAGACGATGAGAGGAGTAAAGAAAAACGATTGTGTGATACTTATGCAACATGATCCAATGACATGGGAATCTAGAATATTACCAAAAAGTAATGCTGCGTTAACACTTAGCGGTCACACACATGGAGGTCAAATCAGCATATTCGGATTGCGTCCTACAGCTTTCGTATATCCAAATGATCGCGGGCTTTATGAAAAACAAGGTCGCTATCTATATGTAACAAGCGGAATAGGTGCATTGCTTCCTTTCAGACTTGGTGTAACAGCAGAAATTACTGTCATAACATTGAAAATAAAGAAATAA
- a CDS encoding lysophospholipid acyltransferase family protein, producing the protein MKYLYRLYQLFICLPILIIDSIFTSLVTVIGCMLGNGHFWGYYPGKWWSWLWIRILLLPVKVEGRENLDPKQSYVFVANHQGAFDIFLIYGFLGRNFKWMMKKGIGKIPLIGTACKYAHHIFVDKSGPSKIRATYDQARSILKEGMSLVVFAEGARTFTGHMGVFRRGAFMLADDLQLPVVPLTINGSFDVKPRMKDKYWIFWHPLKLTIHKPIAPIGKGPENVKNQMDKSYAAVMSAISPEYQGFVENPDQ; encoded by the coding sequence ATGAAATATCTTTATCGACTTTACCAATTGTTTATCTGTCTGCCGATATTAATTATTGACAGCATTTTCACATCATTAGTAACAGTTATAGGCTGCATGCTAGGTAACGGACATTTCTGGGGATACTATCCTGGTAAATGGTGGTCTTGGTTGTGGATAAGAATACTTCTTCTTCCTGTTAAGGTTGAAGGACGTGAGAATCTTGATCCAAAACAGTCGTATGTTTTTGTAGCAAACCACCAGGGAGCTTTTGACATATTCTTGATATACGGCTTTCTTGGAAGAAATTTCAAATGGATGATGAAAAAAGGTATTGGCAAAATTCCTTTGATTGGCACCGCATGTAAATATGCTCATCATATTTTTGTCGACAAGAGTGGTCCATCAAAGATAAGGGCTACTTATGATCAGGCACGTTCTATATTGAAAGAAGGTATGTCGTTGGTCGTTTTTGCAGAAGGCGCACGTACGTTTACAGGTCACATGGGAGTATTTCGTCGTGGTGCTTTTATGCTTGCCGACGATCTTCAGTTACCTGTTGTACCATTGACAATAAACGGAAGTTTTGATGTTAAGCCACGCATGAAAGATAAGTACTGGATATTCTGGCATCCACTTAAACTCACTATCCATAAGCCTATTGCACCAATCGGTAAAGGACCAGAGAATGTTAAGAACCAAATGGATAAGAGCTATGCAGCAGTAATGAGTGCCATTTCTCCTGAATACCAAGGCTTTGTTGAAAACCCAGACCAATAA
- a CDS encoding polyprenol monophosphomannose synthase: MHESDSIVIIPTYNEKENIENIIRSVFSLEKCFHILIIDDGSPDGTADIVHRLIDTEFFDRLFIIERKGKQGLGTAYIAGFKWALNREYSYIFEMDADFSHDPKDLPRLYAATHDEGNDVAVGSRYVSGVNVVNWPIGRVLMSYFASQYVRIVTGFKVHDTTAGFVCYKRRVLETISLNDIRFKGYAFQIEMKYTSYKIGFKIKEVPVIFVNRREGVSKMNGGIFGEAFFGVMRLRLDGWLRKYPKLKD; the protein is encoded by the coding sequence ATGCATGAAAGTGATTCTATCGTAATTATTCCCACATACAACGAGAAAGAGAATATTGAAAATATTATACGTTCCGTATTTAGTCTTGAAAAATGTTTTCATATTCTTATAATTGATGACGGAAGTCCTGACGGAACTGCCGATATTGTGCATCGTCTAATTGATACAGAATTCTTTGACCGTTTATTTATCATTGAACGCAAGGGGAAACAAGGACTTGGCACTGCTTATATTGCAGGCTTCAAATGGGCATTGAATCGCGAGTATAGTTATATTTTTGAAATGGATGCTGATTTCAGCCACGATCCTAAAGATTTACCACGTCTATATGCAGCTACTCATGATGAAGGCAACGATGTTGCTGTTGGATCACGCTATGTGAGCGGAGTAAACGTTGTGAATTGGCCTATCGGCAGAGTGCTGATGAGCTATTTTGCATCCCAATACGTACGCATTGTTACTGGTTTCAAAGTTCATGACACTACAGCTGGATTTGTATGCTACAAGCGACGTGTACTCGAAACAATATCTTTGAATGATATCCGTTTCAAGGGATATGCTTTCCAGATAGAAATGAAATACACTTCTTATAAGATAGGATTTAAGATTAAAGAAGTTCCTGTAATATTCGTTAACCGTCGTGAAGGAGTGAGTAAAATGAACGGTGGTATTTTTGGCGAAGCTTTTTTCGGAGTTATGCGTCTCAGACTTGATGGCTGGCTTCGTAAATATCCCAAGTTAAAAGACTAG